Part of the Trichoplusia ni isolate ovarian cell line Hi5 unplaced genomic scaffold, tn1 tig00003141, whole genome shotgun sequence genome is shown below.
ATGAGCCATGCCTCGTGTTTAAAAACATGAGACTCAGGgcataattctaataaaaaatattggaataccCCGGATGAAAtagttcacaaatattttttatacatgctTCCGACTacttaaaaaacttaacaagAATACTCcggaaatattattacaatactcGAGCAatcaattatataattaattcaagAAACTTCATTAACTATACTATTCATAGTAGATTACTATTACAATTTTTAGAAGTTACCAAGTATTTTTAGATCTTCGCCTTACCAAGTATGTGGTTCCAAACGGGTCCGAAGGGGGCCCGGTCCCTCATGAAGAGGTCGCAGAACTCTTCGAAGGTGCCCTTGAGGCCGTGCACCAGCGTGCAGTAGTGATAGTATGATACCACCATGTCTTTAGGGTTGCGGGATGTGTAGATCACCTGGTAAAGAATGGAAAGATTCTATGGAAGCGGTACTTGTCACAAAGCTGTTTACCATTGTAAGTTGGTATGACAGGATTTAGTTTGGGAAGTCTTTTGGCTCTCTGTAAATTTAAGTTTACTAAGCAGCGCCAGCGTGTATTTTTTGGTACAAGTTGTACGCGTAATGAATGAGTAATTAATATGCTTGGAAACTATGGAAATTTCATTAGAGTGATACCTACTAAATAAGACTATTCCACTGTTTGTGTTGGAGTACCACAACATCAATTATTAAGATTCAATCACGCCGAAAATTAAGGACACCGGATGGGTCCGTAATTAGTCATCGAATCCCgaatcccgataaataggcgtCAGCAAAcatgatataaataaacattcaacgCAGATCAATCACTAAATTCGAAACTATAAGTATTAAACATACACTTCAAAAAAATCATATCTTTCATacatatagaaaaaaacattttcagagATAGCGATCAAACACATACATATGTCTCTTCTAATACGCAACTTACCTTAGGTCTTGCCGAGCCGTCAGCGCGCTCAATGCTGACCGGCAGGAGGTCCCATGGCAGGTGGCTGCGGATGTAACGAGGATACGGTAGCCTGTGCTTCACTAGGTCCACGGAGGTGCCCTGCACAGACTCCTTGTGCCACGTCGAGTGCCCAGCCACCATGATACATGAAAGCTCCACTAAGGGACATCTAATCTAGAGATTATGAAATAGGTCATAAGTACGAGTTATAAGGGATTTAAAATATACAGGTTTTGGTCAGTCAAACCAGTTTGGGGTAACTACTTTATTAGGGATACGGGATGATGAATTTAATAGACTTTTTATACTTctcgattataaaaaaaagaaagagcaTTGTTTAAAATAGTTGATAATACTCATGAAGACAAATTGGAGACAGACAAATATGTACGCAGTTAGAGCACTTACAAAAGTTGGGAAtcgcaaaaaaaatgttatatttaaaagaaaaaaaggttatAAGTCATAAgcataaagaaaatgaaattaaataaattaaaatatggagGTACGTACTTGCTGCAAGGATTTAGCTCCCTCGTAGTCTAAATCGTGTCCAATGAGCCAGACCATTTCCTGAGCCCATGTTGAgcctacacaaaaataaaaaaacttagcTAACCACTATGTCTACACCGAAATGACAACATAAACTAAACACGTAAAGGGGCAAAGaagaatacaaacaaataccatccatatacaaaaaaaaagtatcactCACCAGTTCTCGGATAAGAGCACATCCAGACATCGGTGTCATGGACCTCCATATCCAAGATATCCTGTCCAATGGTCATGTAGTCCGCCGGCAGGATCACCCTCCCAGGATTAATCTCCACCATACAATCCTCCTTATCAAACATCCTATCCAACAACTCCCCAGTCTCAGGGTCCAATTTCGAAAACGTCAAAACTGGTCGCGTCctcatattgaaaaaaaaatgtctgttacTTAGAATTCGAATTAAGAACTGAACATATGGTCTGTATAGAAGACGTCCAGTGCCTGCGTTTATCGGAAGTGTTCTGTTCGTTTGTTGCATCGGTGCATCGTGTTTCCCCTTGGTTGCAGAAAGTGGTTGGACTTTCTACTAGGATCACCAAGTAATACGATTTCCTTAATGTTGAATTCTTAATTCTAAGTTACGAAATTGTAAACATTTGGAACGGCTTGTTTTGTTATATGATTGCTTTGTTATTAAATGGACTGTGAAGAAGTATttggtattttatataaaaatatgttttcaccTGTAAAAGTTGTTGCGTAAAGTAGATATTCCCTACGGCATTTAAATGAAGTAATATCTAGTCAAtacaaaactaaactaaatcAAAACAGAAAACGATGTGACTATCCTAAAAACTCGACTACAATTTAGAGCCTAGATAAGGTCACGAATATCTTGCCAGCGGAATTAAAAGGCGACCAAAAAGGTTACCGCGGCGACCAATGTAtacaaaagaaggaacatggtCACTTTTAAGTCAGTTGACATTCCCTTCCACTCAACTCAAAGCAGGGTGAGGCTCtaagatataaacaaaaattaataagataCTCTGCTCCTTAAGTGAGTTATCACTGACCGTCCAAAGATGACTCACAtctaaaaaaaacacgaaaagtTCTCTTCAAAATCAGTAATAGACATGGTTACCCTATGGATCTAGGTACGGAGTAGTAGGGACTGGTTCAGCCGGTTGCGCattattagcttttattttcatctgAACTTACCACCTGGCACTAGTTATAATCAGACGCAGGACTTCCATAGTAAACAAATGCATTCGCACTTTCTACCCAACAGGTATTTTAACTAAATGTCTACCTATGTTGGGTACATCTTATTATGTAAAATgagcattaaataaaaaaacttgaatgaaagaaaaacaagacaGGCACGTGTGAGACTAATACTTTTGTAAAATGTGCGGTTTTTCTCATTTATGCTAGAACAAATCGCAATCTATGTCGGTCCAGCCATTTGAATGTTAAGTAACACATACACACTCAAATACTctctcatttaaaatattactgtgATTTGCTCTGTCACACAGAACATAAGCCGCACATAATATAAGTTGTTAAACGCTAATCTGTTTGTGTTATCATAGGTAGATATTTATcaagtaaatattaagtattatgtaacataattagtgaataaatatacctatttaatcCAATGATCAGTTGCCAACCTCTTATAACAGGACACTTACTCGACGTGTACGCTCAAgagataaagttttataaaagtcaATAGTTTCTAAAGTCTAATATGAAAAAGACGTATATTCTTGTGAGtccctttttgtttaaaacaacagCTCTGATCAAGACCTTAAGAAAATATCCAAATCAAAATGAAAGACGAGAGaccattaacttaaaataacttgTGTCGTTGCTTTATAGAGTTCTTCGGTAGCTagctgaaaaatattatttattgcatgtcGACTTTACTAGTTTTGATTGAGCAAGTCGGTTAAATTGTTTTGAGAGAAGAACTTTTTACAACAACTGTACCCAACTACGAGTAGAAATTGCTTCAGCCACAAAACGGCTCAGCACATTATTTCCGTGCCCGTCTTCCTACTCGGTAACTTTCCGTTTTCGTCAGTGCAACGTACATTACTGTGTGTGATAGCATTCGTTGCGTAACGTACAAACGCACTCGACCGTGTCACTGTACACACGCGATGCGGTGCGTAAACGAATCAGCGAAAGATATTCCTGATGAATGGGAGTCTTATGAAAATTGAATGAGGAAATAGGGTGTATAACTTTATTGACGTTGTACTTGTCAAAACGCGAAAAAAAGTTATGTTAAAGATCAATAGAAAAGACATGAACCATTGTTATAACAAGGtactaaaaatgaaacaaacaacgtttttatagttccagtattttattttaagttcttatTACCATTTAATTCGCTATAAACACGAATTACAAAACGCGGAAATCGATATTATGCGCGCGCAATATTCAAATCGAATATTTCATTTTGCTGTCAACAATTTTGACAGTTCCCATTACGTCACTTCTGCATCCCGGTGATTGGCGCCTGGCGGTGATAACTTTCGGCCCCCGTTTCCTTGGCGGTCgattgtataaacaaaaaaaaaaacgtcaacaaaagtaaacaaaccaGCAGTCATCATTGATTCCTTCAGGAAAATGTCTAAAGTTACTAATGTTAATTCAAGTCTGGCATAtgaaatacttttgtatttaaatagtttttacttgGGGATGTTTTTCGTATGTGAAGTGGCCATGGGCATTTTAAAAGCTATTAATGTGTCTTATCCAGAAAACGCGTTGCTGACGGAAGCTGGTATATTCAGTGCTCTATGTCTCGTTGAAGTAATTCGTATATTTTTAGGGCGAAGAGGAAATCTAGCTAGTAAGAGTAAGTAGTTTGTTGAAAGCTCTcactttaaaatcaaacaatattgtaataattatgttatgagaaacataatttaacatttttttacaacatgtCACATAATTATCtgttccaatttcaaattaatctttttaatttttttttttcttttttacagagGTTCCAGTATTTTTCTCAGTGATCCTAACAATTCCTTCTGCAGTTGGTGTATGCTACTTTTTGATCTACCAGACTTATATTCTGCGCTTGGAATACATATGGTGTGCAGTCATGTTAATGTTCCATGCCTTAGAGCTGGCTTTTGCCATCCTCTTCATTTTCACAGTGTGTAAACACCAACAGTATGAATAGAACAAGTTTAAGAGCACATCCCTGCCAAATAGATACTGATGCCAAATGTTTCgagtgttgttttattattagtgaAAATTTACTCCAAAAAAGGGCTTCAAAATTAGTGTTTATTCTATTAGTAATCACTTGAATCCAGTGTGGATGTGCCTCAGTAGACAAAAACTATTAACTCTCTTAGGATTACTCATTGATGTACCAATTTACTAAGATATAATATTAGAATGTTGTTCTTGTTGTATTAaggtaatattgtattttaccaCTAAGAAATGTGTAAGACACTTTTATACTGCCTAACTCTAATGTATAACtgagagtgt
Proteins encoded:
- the LOC113507786 gene encoding amine sulfotransferase-like, giving the protein MQQTNRTLPINAGTGRLLYRPYVQFLIRILSNRHFFFNMRTRPVLTFSKLDPETGELLDRMFDKEDCMVEINPGRVILPADYMTIGQDILDMEVHDTDVWMCSYPRTGSTWAQEMVWLIGHDLDYEGAKSLQQIRCPLVELSCIMVAGHSTWHKESVQGTSVDLVKHRLPYPRYIRSHLPWDLLPVSIERADGSARPKVIYTSRNPKDMVVSYYHYCTLVHGLKGTFEEFCDLFMRDRAPFGPVWNHILGFWNRRHDPNVLFIKFEEMKHDLPSVVRRTAEFLNKDLTDTQVDKLCDHLSFQNMKTNRAVNLEAILEKSFGTSYLESTDLRFIRKGEIGDWKNYMSDDLSRRFDEWAEQHLKGTELSFE
- the LOC113507790 gene encoding transmembrane protein 216-like — encoded protein: MSKVTNVNSSLAYEILLYLNSFYLGMFFVCEVAMGILKAINVSYPENALLTEAGIFSALCLVEVIRIFLGRRGNLASKKVPVFFSVILTIPSAVGVCYFLIYQTYILRLEYIWCAVMLMFHALELAFAILFIFTVCKHQQYE